A region of Lycium barbarum isolate Lr01 chromosome 1, ASM1917538v2, whole genome shotgun sequence DNA encodes the following proteins:
- the LOC132608195 gene encoding uncharacterized protein LOC132608195: MEHSPHDPVCVIKVDVNCCTACQGKLRKLLLRITGVLEVSYDPKTYLATIRGKFEPLMLIKAIEEKGKKAKLVSYSNPLYEAHTSTSRNSNHHHFDKTDQNAHNKEYAAAYRKDKGKAKVGDEKKRNEHCWNSSDDDENSDDRDHIHECEDYVKAKNKKYEDFVSTKHKKEYHKAEAYVAPQGVDERICRDYYCKIHRRGGGIRDYVSQEQRQKQYAMLMQMGGYPAGFFNGQPSYMQPPYQYYGPDYGFYPPAQSMSGVNDFTRYFADQDSRTCSIM, encoded by the exons ATGGAACATAGTCCCCATGATCCT GTCTGTGTCATAAAAGTTGACGTCAACTGTTGTACAGCATGTCAAGGAAAGTTGAGGAAATTGCTATTAAGGATCACTG GTGTCTTGGAAGTTTCTTATGATCCAAAAACATATTTGGCTACAATAAGAGGCAAATTTGAGCCTTTGATGCTGATTAAGGCCATTGAGGAAAAGGGGAAGAAGGCAAAGCTGGTATCTTATTCCAATCCACTTTATGAAGCACATACTAGCACAAGTAGAAATTCAAATCACCACCACTTTGATAAGACTGATCAAAATGCACACAATAAAGAATATGCTGCGGCTTATCGTAAGGACAAGGGCAAAGCTAAAGTTGGTGATGAAAAGAAGAGAAATGAACATTGTTGGAAtagtagtgatgatgatgagaatTCTGATGATCGTGATCACATTCATGAGTGTGAAGATTATGTGAAAGCAAAGAATAAAAAGTATGAAGATTTTGTGTCAACCAAACACAAGAAAGAATATCATAAAGCTGAAGCTTATGTGGCCCCTCAAGGAGTTGATGAAAGAATATGCAG GGATTACTACTGCAAAATACATAGAAGAGGTGGAGGCATTCGAGACTATGTAAGTCAAGAACAAAGACAGAAACAATATGCTATGTTAATGCAAATGGGAGGTTACCCTGCTGGATTTTTCAATGGACAACCTAGTTATATGCAACCTCCATATCAATATTATGGGCCAGATTATGGTTTTTATCCCCCGGCCCAGTCCATGTCAGGGGTAAATGACTTCACCCGTTATTTTGCCGACCAAGATTCTCGCACTTGCAGCATTATGTAA
- the LOC132608209 gene encoding E3 ubiquitin-protein ligase SP1 — protein MAPWGGLSCCLSAAALYLLGRSSGRDAEVLKSVTRVNQLKDLAQLLDTASKVLPLVVTISGRVGADTPINCEYSGLRGVIVEETAEQHFLKHNDAGSWIQDSALMLSMCKEVPWYLDDGTGRTFVVGGRGATDLVLTVGSEVFEEVGRSFVRGTLDYLQGLKMLGVKRIERVLPVGTPLTVVGEAVKDDIGTVRVQRPHKGPFYISHKTIDQLIANLGRWARWYKYASMGFSAVGVYLLMKHVFHFVMERKRHWELRRRVLDAAAKRAGHEDEGSNATAENGVDNKKDQLMPDLCVICLEQEYNSVFVPCGHMCCCMTCSSHLGNCPLCRRRIEQVVKTFRH, from the exons ATGGCTCCATGGGGCGGGCTATCTTGCTGTTTAAGTGCAGCTGCTCTTTATCTTCTCGGAAGAAGCAGTGGAAG AGATGCTGAAGTGCTTAAATCTGTTACAAGGGTTAATCAATTGAAGGATCTTG CCCAACTACTAGATACTGCATCCAAGGTGTTGCCTCTGGTGGTTACTATATCTGGAAGGGTTGGTGCAGATACACCAATTAACTGTGAGTACAGTGGTCTACGAGGCGTGATAGTGGAAGAAACT GCCGAACAACATTTTCTGAAACACAATGATGCAGGATCTTGGATACAGGATTCTGCTTTGATGCTCTCGATGTGTAAAGAAGTTCCGTGGTACCTG GACGATGGAACAGGTCGCACTTTTGTAGTTGGTGGTCGTGGTGCCACGGATTTGGTACTGACAGTTGGAAGTGAAGTCTTTGAGGAAGTGGGGCGATCATTTGTGCGAGGGACATTGGATTATCTCCAAGGTCTTAAG ATGCTTGGAGTGAAGAGGATTGAACGTGTGCTGCCAGTTGGTACTCCTTTGACTGTTGTTGGTGAG GCTGTTAAAGATGACATTGGGACAGTTCGGGTCCAGCGACCACACAAAGGCCCGTTTTATATCTCTCATAAAACTATTGACCAGCTCATTGCAAATCTTGGGAGATGGGCAAG GTGGTACAAGTATGCTTCAATGGGGTTTTCTGCCGTCGGTGTATATCTACTTATGAAGCATGTTTTTCATTTTGTGATGGAAAGGAAGCGTCACTGGGAATTGCGCAGGAG AGTTCTTGATGCTGCTGCTAAAAGAGCAGGACATGAGGATGAAG GTTCTAATGCTACAGCTGAGAATGGAGTGGATAATAAAAAGGACCAGTTAATGCCAGATCTATGCGTTATATGTCTAGAGCAGGAATACAACTCAGTTTTTGTCCC GTGTGGTCATATGTGCTGTTGCATGACGTGCTCTTCACACTTGGGAAACTGCCCACTTTGTAGGAGACGGATCGAGCAGGTTGTGAAAACTTTTCGTCATTGA
- the LOC132608183 gene encoding EID1-like F-box protein 3: MSGNRSQRQRLYPFGESSVSEDSGIYDERILILVFRSIDWDIRTVCQTASVDKKLRALARRILWRELCVYRAPQMITALTNGSPSGRIAGGWQAMAKLMFFCNGCQSTRHFQVGQPAPGHFVKTSRFSKTSGRSFLVKKCRSDLLYVSDPCEHPTGDDDLGLFRGVLWGFMKSRTRACLIRRRVELEGGGKCPFCRARVWSMTAAKLIPKSAARRLGSMESGVEYFVCVNGHLYGACWLVHLSSDEDEEKIDGDDEDEEKIDGDDEEEEEEDSSEEAYFNGGNQVVINGLKYGLNS; this comes from the coding sequence ATGAGTGGCAATCGGAGCCAAAGACAGCGACTTTATCCATTCGGAGAGTCGTCGGTTTCAGAAGATTCTGGAATCTACGATGAAAGGATTCTAATCCTCGTATTTAGGTCTATTGATTGGGATATCCGTACAGTCTGTCAAACGGCGTCAGTTGACAAAAAACTCCGTGCATTAGCAAGAAGGATTCTATGGAGAGAGCTTTGTGTTTATCGCGCTCCGCAAATGATAACGGCGTTAACTAACGGCTCACCAAGCGGTAGAATTGCTGGCGGATGGCAAGCGATGGCAAAATTGATGTTTTTCTGTAACGGATGTCAATCGACCCGACATTTCCAAGTGGGTCAACCCGCACCGGGTCATTTCGTGAAGACTTCTCGTTTTTCGAAGACTTCGGGTCGGAGTTTTTTAGTCAAGAAATGTAGGAGTGATTTGCTGTACGTGAGTGATCCGTGCGAGCATCCAACTGGAGATGATGATTTAGGGTTATTTAGAGGGGTACTTTGGGGATTTATGAAGAGTAGAACAAGGGCGTGTTTGATTAGAAGAAGAGTTGAGCTTGAAGGAGGTGGGAAATGTCCGTTTTGTCGAGCTAGGGTTTGGAGTATGACGGCGGCTAAGCTTATACCTAAAAGTGCGGCGCGGCGGCTTGGTTCGATGGAAAGTGGGGTAGAGTATTTTGTGTGTGTGAATGGGCATTTATATGGGGCTTGTTGGCTTGTTCATTTATCGTCCGATGAGGATGAAGAAAAAATCGACGgtgatgatgaagatgaagaaaaaATCGACggtgatgatgaagaagaagaagaagaagatagcaGTGAGGAAGCTTATTTTAATGGTGGTAATCAGGTAGTGATAAATGGTTTGAAATACGGGCTTAATTCTTGA
- the LOC132608200 gene encoding sm-like protein LSM2 yields MLFFSYFKDMVGREVTVELKNDLAIRGTLHSVDQYLNIKLENTRVVDEDKYPHMRSVRNCFIRGSVVRYVQLPPDGVDIELLHDATRREARGG; encoded by the exons ATG TTGTTTTTTTCATACTTCAAGGACATGGTGGGCAGAGAAGTGACAGTGGAACTGAAGAATGATTTGGCTATCCGAGGCACGCTCCATTCAGTTGATCAGTATCTCAACATTAAGCTCGAAAACACAAGGGTCGTTGATGAAGACAAGTACCCTCACATG CGTTCAGTGAGGAACTGCTTCATCAGAGGATCAGTGGTGAGATACGTCCAGTTACCTCCAGATGGAGTCGACATAGAGCTGCTTCATGATGCTACGAGGAGAGAAGCTCGTGGTGGCTAA
- the LOC132608189 gene encoding CSC1-like protein At4g02900 — protein MASVQDISVSAAINLISALVFLLAFAIVRLQPINDRVYFPKWYLKGIRASPRSSGSFVNKFVNLDFRTYIRFLNWMPAALKMPEQELIHHAGLDSAVYIRIYLLGLKIFVPITVLSFAVLVPVNWTSGETLDHIEDLTFSNIDKLSISNVPSGSPRFWAHVAMAYVYTFWTFYILYKEYKTISTMRLHFLASDKRRPDQFTVLVRNVPPDPDESVNEHVEHFFRVNHPDHYLTHQVVYNANKVAELVEKKKSFHNWLIYYQTKYERNPENKPKIKTGFWGLWGKSVDAIDYYMTEIEKLTEEEAEEREKVISDPNAIVPAAFVSFKSRWGAAVCAQTQLSRNSTIWLTDWAPEPRDVYWDNLSIPYVQLSVRRLLMAVALFFLTFFFMIPIGFVQAFASIDGIEKALPFLKPLIDMDVVKSFVQGFLPGIVLKIFLILLPMILMIMSKIEGFTSLSSLDRRSAAKYHLFVIVNVFFGSIITGAAFEQLERFLHQSPTEIPKTIGVTLPMKATFFITFIMVDGWAGIAAEILRLVPLVMFHIKNTFLVKTEHDREQAMDPGSLNFSVAEPRLQLYFLLGLVYSVVTPILLPFIIVFFAFAYMVFRHQIINVYDQKYESGASFWPDVNRRILIGLGISQLLLIGLLSTKHASKSTPLLIVLTVLTIWFHKFCKDRFESVFVKFPLQDAVVKDTVERTTEPNFNLKEYLQDAYLHPVLKGIELEILKELDDEENNLLVATKRTSRWSSNTVSNATSEEQKTVSEMRLVL, from the exons ATGGCTAGTGTTCAAGATATTTCTGTTTCAGCTGCAATCAACCTTATATCTGCACTTGTTTTCCTTCTGGCCTTTGCAATTGTAAGGCTTCAGCCAATCAATGACAGAGTGTACTTCCCTAAATGGTATTTGAAGGGTATACGAGCAAGTCCTAGAAGTTCCGGTTCATTTGTAAATAAATTTGTCAATTTGGACTTCAGAACATACATTAGGTTCTTGAACTGGATGCCTGCAGCTCTAAAAATGCCAGAACAAGAGCTTATACATCATGCTGGTCTTGATTCTGCAGTGTATATACGGATTTATCTTCTTGG CTTGAAAATCTTTGTTCCTATCACAGTACTTTCTTTTGCGGTTTTAGTGCCTGTTAATTGGACTTCTGGAGAAACATTGGATCACATTGAGGATCTAACATTCAGTAATATTGACAAACTTTCCATATCCAATGTCCCTTCAGGATCACCGAG GTTTTGGGCACACGTGGCGATGGCTTATGTATACACATTTTGGACCTTCTATATTCTGTACAAAGAATACAAGACAATATCAACAATGAGACTGCATTTTCTTGCCTCTGATAAACGTCGGCCAGATCAGTTCACA GTCCTTGTTAGAAATGTCCCACCAGATCCTGATGAATCAGTGAACGAGCATGTAGAACATTTCTTTCGTGTGAATCATCCAGATCATTATCTTACACATCAG GTTGTTTATAATGCAAATAAGGTTGCTGAATTAGTGGAGAAGAAAAAGAGTTTCCATAATTGGCTTATTTACTACCAAACCAAGTATGAGAGAAACCCTGAGAACAAACCAAAAATTAAG ACAGGATTTTGGGGCCTTTGGGGAAAATCCGTGGATGCCATTGACTATTATATGACTGAAATTGAGAAGTTGACCGAAGAA GAAGCTGAAGAAAGAGAAAAGGTTATAAGTGATCCCAACGCAATCGTTCCCGCAGCATTTGTCTCGTTTAAATCTCGTTGGGGAGCAGCTGTATGTGCTCAAACGCAACTATCAAGAAACTCAACGATTTGGTTGACAGATTGGGCTCCTGAACCACGTGACGTCTATTGGGATAATCTTTCAATACCATATGTTCAACTCTCTGTCCGGAGACTGCTAATGGCTGTTGCTTTATTctttcttactttcttttttatgATCCCAATTGGATTCGTTCAAGCATTTGCAAGCATTGATGGCATCGAAAAGGCTCTTCCGTTCCTGAAGCCATTAATAGATAT GGATGTTGTCAAATCATTTGTCCAAGGTTTTCTGCCCGGGATTGTATTAAAGATATTTCTGATTCTTCTTCCTATGATTCTAATGATCATGTCAAAGATAGAAGGCTTTACTTCACTTTCATCTTTGGACAGAAGATCAGCGGCTAAATATCATTTATTTGTCATTGTCAATGTCTTCTTTGGAAGTATCATCACTGGTGCTGCATTTGAACAGCTTGAGAGGTTTCTCCACCAGTCTCCAACAGA GATTCCAAAAACCATTGGTGTAACCCTTCCCATGAAAGCTACTTTTTTCATTACCTTCATAATGGTTGATGGCTGGGCTGGAATTGCTGCGGAGATCCTTAGATTGGTTCCGTTAGTTATGTTTCACATTAAAAATACATTTCTAGTAAAGACAGAACATGACAGGGAACAAGCAATGGACCCTGGTTCATTGAACTTTTCTGTAGCAGAGCCTCGCTTACAACTGTACTTCTTACTAGGCCTTGTGTACTCGGTGGTCACACCAATTCTCCTGCCTTTCATCATTGTCTTCTTTGCATTTGCTTATATGGTTTTCCGCCATCAG ATCATTAATGTGTACGATCAGAAGTATGAGAGCGGTGCATCATTTTGGCCAGATGTCAATCGTCGTATACTTATTGGTTTGGGAATATCCCAGCTTCTATTAATTGGTCTCTTGAGCACCAAACATGCTTCCAAATCAACTCCATTGCTGATAGTGCTTACAGTTTTGACAATCTGGTTCCATAAATTTTGCAAGGACAGATTTGAGTCTGTGTTTGTCAAATTCCCCTTGCAG GACGCAGTGGTGAAGGATACAGTAGAAAGGACTACAGAACCAAACTTTAACTTGAAAGAGTATCTCCAGGATGCCTATTTGCATCCCGTTCTCAAAGGGATTGAACTAGAAATATTGAAAGAACTTGATGATGAGGAGAATAATCTACTTGTTGCTACAAAGAGGACTTCCAGATGGAGTAGTAATACCGTTTCTAATGCCACTTCTGAAGAACAGAAGACAGTCTCTGAGATGCGGCTCGTATTATAA